A single window of Haladaptatus paucihalophilus DX253 DNA harbors:
- a CDS encoding ArsR/SmtB family transcription factor translates to MSEDLDPAELFSLLDDDYARSILTKTSKQPMSAQTLSTECDASLPTIYRRLNNLEDAELVEKRTQLEADGNHRAVYKANVEHVEISIADGDLSIRITEQDTADRFTQVWGDMRGDR, encoded by the coding sequence GTGAGTGAGGATCTGGATCCAGCCGAGTTGTTCAGCTTGCTGGATGATGATTACGCCCGTTCGATTCTCACTAAAACAAGCAAACAACCGATGTCAGCCCAGACCCTTAGTACTGAATGTGATGCGTCGCTTCCGACCATCTACCGCCGGCTAAACAATCTCGAAGACGCGGAGTTGGTCGAAAAACGAACTCAGTTGGAGGCAGACGGTAATCATCGGGCAGTTTACAAGGCGAACGTCGAACACGTTGAAATCAGTATTGCCGACGGTGACCTTTCCATACGCATTACCGAGCAGGATACTGCTGACCGATTTACGCAGGTATGGGGAGACATGAGGGGGGATCGATAA